One stretch of Brettanomyces nanus chromosome 4, complete sequence DNA includes these proteins:
- a CDS encoding uncharacterized protein (EggNog:ENOG41) → MNLKEDPRIVITYPQSDYIVSPLKAAISKYLPSSSISDDLKTVPKGVKLLHYGEYEDLDHERLFQDKFYLANSYTYRKGLIRKQYLANTVAYYVAKHPDSSLKNAYPETFQLECAYAEFLDDALDEAYELRCDLIENEKDLEKTYILKPSMSDKGQGIRLFKTIDQLQTIFNSFDEADDEADNKEGDDESSENGIILSQMRNFVVQEYIANPLLLKEYDNRKFHIRTYVLCVGCLEVYVYQRMLMLFSESCYVIPGKAGGIINMTGHLTNTCLQEDTNKTVVVELDKSVLSPELKNGILSQINVTVAELFKASMSFDRINFQPLPNAFEIYGLDFLVDVEERVELLEVNAYPDFKQTGQDLKEVIYELFDGIVAKGVVPFFEGTEKDAENMLKVLDTNNSGY, encoded by the coding sequence ATgaatttgaaagaagatccaaGAATCGTTATTACCTATCCTCAAAGTGATTATATCGTGAGTCCTTTGAAGGCTGCAATCTCCAAGTATCTACCTTCATCGTCTATTTctgatgatttgaagacaGTTCCGAAGGGTGTTAAATTGTTACATTATGGTGAATatgaagatttggatcACGAGCGCCTCTTTCAGGATAAATTTTACCTGGCCAACTCCTATACCTATAGAAAGGGTCTCATTAGAAAACAGTATTTGGCAAATACTGTGGCCTATTACGTTGCCAAACACCCAGATTCCTCTCTTAAAAATGCATATCCCGAGACATTCCAATTGGAATGTGCATATGCAGagtttcttgatgatgCCTTGGATGAAGCTTATGAACTAAGATGTGATTTGATAGAAAATGAGAAGGATCTGGAAAAAACGTATATTTTGAAGCCAAGTATGAGTGATAAAGGTCAAGGAATTCGTCTTTTCAAGACCATTGACCAATTACAAACTATTTTCAACTCatttgatgaagctgatgatgaggCTGATAATAAAGAAGGTGACGATGAAAGTTCTGAAAATGGTATAATCCTTTCCCAAATGAGAAATTTCGTTGTTCAGGAATATATTGCCAATCCTCTTTTACTAAAAGAATACGATAATCGAAAGTTCCATATCAGAACATACGTTCTATGTGTCGGCTGCCTCGAAGTGTACGTCTATCAGCGAATGTTGATGCTCTTCAGTGAATCGTGCTACGTGATTCCTGGAAAAGCAGGTGGTATTATTAATATGACTGGCCACTTGACTAACACTTGTCTTCAAGAGGATACGAATAAAACTGTCGTTGTTGAGCTAGACAAGTCTGTACTTTCTCCAGAGCTGAAGAATGGCATCTTGAGTCAAATTAATGTAACTGTTGCTGAGTTATTCAAAGCATCCATGAGTTTCGATAGAATCAACTTtcagcctcttccaaatgcCTTTGAAATATATGGACTTGATTTCCTTGTCGATGTTGAGGAAAGAGTTGAGCTCCTTGAAGTAAACGCCTATCCAGACTTCAAACAGACCGGTCAAGACTTGAAAGAAGTAATATATGAGTTGTTCGATGGAATTGTTGCTAAAGGAGTGGTTCCTTTCTTTGAAGGCACTGAAAAAGATGCTGAAAACATGCTCAAGGTGTTAGACACCAATAATAGTGGATATTAG
- a CDS encoding uncharacterized protein (EggNog:ENOG41), whose protein sequence is MSTKNSTATLRSLKGDILRFRHSVESRKKDGPEFNEAPLLEQEDEEFSSGGSNRGNKFLYNSDTVDCGKLNSSRDNFKLVTMNSVDQTTGKHTTKLVLQDKRMSLDELVKMELDEEYGSVSDDEDNDYYGADARKVLESIDLADILGPITSPSDVVNRKSISTIYKSQHLSALAEETIHIIEKEQDNVNQLSQLLAVFLGDDSSNIYADLLKLPNYDHHLDLGEEMNNADEHDNVSHDESALKNGEAGKDEDTIQDDDDITNQQPNGSLHMVSNEASNKLIKDPFFKLPQYRRDFNFGVHKTENAEETRQLVQIALQRNEEFIRSLCSIRMGFIKAERLKDSIYGWCKEMGEDARREQ, encoded by the coding sequence ATGTCTACAAAGAATAGCACAGCTACATTGAGGTCATTGAAAGGAGATATTCTTCGTTTTCGGCATAGTGTCGAAAGCCGAAAGAAAGATGGCCCAGAGTTTAATGAGGCCCCGTTGCTTGAGCAAGAGGATGAGGAGTTTTCTAGTGGAGGATCAAACCGTGGTAATAAGTTCTTGTACAACTCGGATACCGTTGACTGCGGAAAGCTtaattcttcaagagataACTTTAAATTGGTTACGATGAACTCTGTGGATCAAACCACTGGAAAGCATACTACAAAGCTAGTACTTCAAGATAAGAGGATGTCATTAGAtgaattggtgaagatggaacttgatgaagaatatggTTCTGTatcagatgatgaggataatGATTATTATGGTGCTGATGCACGGAAGGTGTTAGAATCCATTGACCTCGCTGATATCTTGGGGCCGATAACGAGTCCTTCGGACGTTGTTAACAGGAAGTCCATAAGCACCATTTACAAATCGCAGCATTTGTCTGCGTTAGCCGAAGAGACAATTCACATAATAGAGAAGGAGCAGGATAATGTGAACCAGCTTAGTCAGCTGCTGGCAGTGTTTTTGGGTGATGATTCTTCCAACATTTACGCAGACCTGTTGAAACTTCCGAACTACGACCACCACTTGGACCTGGGAGAGGAGATGAACAATGCCGATGAGCATGATAACGTATCTCATGATGAGTCGGCgttgaagaatggagaGGCTGGTAAAGACGAAGATACTATACAGGACGATGATGACATAACAAACCAGCAGCCGAATGGAAGTCTACACATGGTATCTAACGAGGCCTCTAATAAACTCATAAAGGACCCGTTTTTCAAGCTCCCCCAGTATAGGAGAGATTTCAATTTTGGTGTGCATAAGACAGAGAATGCGGAAGAGACAAGACAGCTTGTACAGATAGCTCTACAAAGAAACGAAGAGTTCATCAGATCGCTATGTTCCATAAGGATGGGATTCATCAAGGCTGAGAGGCTGAAAGATTCCATCTATGGATGGTGCAAGGAGATGGGCGAGGATGCCAGGCGCGAACAGTAA
- a CDS encoding uncharacterized protein (BUSCO:EOG093422PQ~EggNog:ENOG41): protein MTTVPPLYYNNDPHSFGFATARSRWPSILDSVIKDVEATMVDSNSRTEVSQGKEIVQDITRLKEAIMKNGEIGSFAKPDIPGLQSYDDTLETLGAITWLTGPWLFCECYLYRRIDAYFKSRSEWVEFDPFESKKETAFRSSGPGIIELCLRYKKMSLSLAKQQNEGSITIDRLRVIFEELIDVSLWGNAIDLSLLANATLEDLQSRQGAEAIAKASKNVLCNDLPLAWNRLLSVPIEKRRVDFVLDNAGFELFTDIVLSLFLLDSKLTKKVVFHCKTRPWMVSDTMIKDYDVFFHEILHAFSGSNDERKYLVDRLHDYKASGKFQLVDSEFWTVDLDYWHLSPEETKYGGADLCNHFQDSALVIVKGDLNYRKLTGDRKWPRDVPFTTAIGKLAHSGIHILALRTCKADVCAGLPVGKDEELCDYWRSQGNKYGELWCSSGKWAVISYSSGEN from the coding sequence ATGACTACTGTACCACCTCTATATTACAATAATGACCCACATTCATTTGGATTCGCCACTGCAAGATCCAGATGGCCTTCTATTCTAGATTCCGTCATCAAAGATGTCGAGGCAACAATGGTGGATTCCAATAGCCGAACTGAGGTTTCCCAGGGCAAAGAGATTGTACAGGATATCACGAGGCTTAAAGAGGCTATCATGAAGAATGGTGAGATTGGTTCATTCGCTAAGCCGGATATTCCCGGATTACAGTCTTACGATGACACTTTAGAGACCTTAGGTGCGATTACATGGTTGACTGGTCCTTGGCTATTCTGCGAGTGCTATCTTTACCGTAGAATCGATGCATATTTCAAGTCCCGCTCTGAGTGGGTTGAATTCGACCCATTCGAGTCCAAGAAGGAGACTGCCTTCCGTTCCAGTGGTCCCGGTATCATCGAACTTTGCCTAAGATACAAGAAAATGAGTCTATCGCTTGCAAAACAACAAAACGAAGGATCCATCACCATCGACCGATTACGTGTAATTTTTGAGGAATTGATTGACGTGTCTCTCTGGGGAAATGCAATAGATCTCTCCCTTTTGGCAAATGCCACTTTAGAGGATCTTCAATCGCGCCAGGGTGCAGAGGCTATAGCCAAAGCTTCTAAGAATGTACTTTGCAATGACTTACCGCTAGCATGGAATCGACTATTGTCCGTTCCTATTGAGAAAAGGCGCGTTGATTTTGTTCTTGACAACGCTGGATTCGAGCTTTTCACAGATATTGTGCTCTCTTTATTCCTTCTTGACTCTAAATTAACTAAGAAGGTCGTATTCCATTGTAAAACTAGGCCTTGGATGGTTAGTGACACTATGATCAAGGATTACGATGTCTTTTTCCACGAGATTCTTCATGCATTTTCTGGCTCtaatgatgaaagaaagtaTCTAGTGGATAGATTGCACGATTATAAAGCTTCGGGTAAATTCCAATTGGTTGATTCCGAGTTTTGGACCGTTGATTTAGACTACTGGCATCTCAGTCCGGAGGAAACTAAATACGGAGGGGCAGATCTTTGCAACCATTTTCAGGACTCTGCATTGGTAATTGTTAAAGGTGACTTGAATTACAGAAAGTTGACGGGAGATAGAAAATGGCCACGTGATGTTCCATTTACAACCGCTATCGGAAAATTGGCCCATTCTGGTATACATATTTTGGCACTAAGGACTTGTAAGGCTGATGTATGTGCCGGCTTACCTGTGGGtaaagatgaagagttaTGTGATTATTGGCGGAGCCAGGGCAACAAGTACGGTGAGCTATGGTGCTCATCTGGCAAATGGGCAGTTATTTCGTATTCAAGTGGCGAAAATTAG
- a CDS encoding uncharacterized protein (BUSCO:EOG09342O7A), with amino-acid sequence MAVIYYRFRSQKPEQISTIRFDGTGLTVFELKREIIYANKLLSATDADILLYHFEDPAKEYSDDNGVIQRSSTVLVRRTSAGKKGKGNVSRYIAGRQRLTRPTTTSSVSTLPLAASALATSDGRQSEEDLIKQMFNQQDDQWNQQQEIMATAQRVDTMRPDAKLDETIPEYYICYKCGAKGKHHIRNCPKNNDPNWEGVRVKKTTGIPKSHLKALDTPAGVVDDPTQNYMVNEEGKYVVAVADKRAWERFQKIQQSKHEAAGKGDEIDVDDPELQDPETHKLFNDPVKTKCCQKLYSRHVIEDLLLESDFKCPNCGQEDVYLDSLQKDKETQKKVDEYLAKRKAELGQSEQDATKRQRLNPTGLPVIPQSNANLMGVPPMGMPFMPFPMPGQMPGQMPMPIGMGVLPVNAAKSTNVKSGGSGSGK; translated from the coding sequence ATGGCAGTCATATATTACAGATTCAGATCACAGAAACCGGAGCAGATCTCCACTATTCGATTCGATGGTACAGGTCTGACGGTGTTCGAGTTAAAGAGAGAGATTATATATGCCAACAAGCTTCTAAGTGCCACTGATGCGGATATCCTCTTGTACCATTTTGAGGATCCGGCTAAAGAATATTCTGATGATAACGGGGTGATTCAAAGATCATCAACGGTATTGGTGAGACGGACTTCTGCTGGTAAGAAAGGTAAGGGGAATGTCTCAAGATATATAGCCGGAAGGCAGAGATTAACAAGACCTACTACAACTTCTAGTGTTTCGACGCTACCGTTGGCGGCATCTGCTTTGGCCACCTCTGACGGAAGACAATCCGAGGAGGATTTGATCAAGCAGATGTTTAATCAGCAGGACGATCAATGGAATCAGCAGCAAGAGATTATGGCTACAGCCCAGAGAGTAGATACAATGAGGCCCGATGCCAAATTGGATGAAACCATTCCTGAGTACTATATCTGCTATAAATGTGGTGCCAAGGGTAAGCATCATATTAGAAACTGTCCGAAGAATAACGATCCAAACTGGGAAGGTGTGAGAGTGAAGAAAACTACAGGTATTCCGAAGTCCCACCTAAAAGCTTTGGATACTCCTGCTGGTGTGGTCGATGATCCTACTCAAAACTACATGGTTAATGAGGAGGGTAAATATGTTGTTGCCGTCGCTGATAAGAGAGCCTGGGAAAGATTTCAGAAAATTCAGCAGTCCAAGCATGAGGCTGCAGGCAAGGGTGATGAAATCGATGTTGATGATCCAGAATTACAAGATCCCGAGACTCATAAGTTGTTTAACGATCCCGTTAAGACAAAGTGTTGTCAGAAGCTCTATTCGAGGCATgttattgaagatcttctttTAGAATCGGATTTTAAATGTCCTAACTGTGGTCAGGAGGACGTGTACTTGGACTCCCTTCAGAAGGATAAGGAGACACAGAAAAAGGTGGATGAATATCTCGCCAAAAGAAAAGCGGAGCTTGGACAGAGTGAGCAGGACGCCACTAAACGTCAAAGGTTGAATCCTACCGGACTACCGGTAATACCCCAGAGTAATGCTAACCTGATGGGGGTACCACCAATGGGTATGCCGTTCATGCCTTTTCCGATGCCTGGTCAGATGCCTGGTCAGATGCCTATGCCCATTGGAATGGGCGTTCTCCCTGTAAATGCAGCAAAGTCCACGAACGTCAAGTCTGGGGGAAGCGGCAGTGGAAAATAA
- the TOA2 gene encoding Transcription initiation factor IIA small chain (TFIIA 13.5 kDa subunit) (BUSCO:EOG09344K9Z): protein MNGPSYYEFYRRSTVGTTLADALDTLIVDQRIQPQLAMKILANFDRVTSDNLRDIVKSKLSFKGHLHTYRFCDDVWTFVIKDVNVKFDDNETINVDRFKIVACNSKKSGEN from the exons ATGAATGGACCTTCATATTACGAATTCTATAGAAGAAGCAC TGTGGGCACTACATTGGCAGATGCTTTAGATACGCTTATCGTAGATCAGAGAATCCAGCCACAATTGGCTATGAAGATCTTGGCAAACTTTGATAGAGTCACCTCAGATAACCTTAGGGACATAGTGAAGTCCAAGCTAAGCTTTAAAGGTCATCTTCATACGTATCGTTTCTGTGATGATGTGTGGACTTTTGTGATCAAGGATGTCAACGTTAAGTTTGATGACAACGAAACGATAAATGTGGACAGGTTTAAGATTGTCGCATGCAATAGTAAGAAATCGGGGGAAAATTGA
- a CDS encoding uncharacterized protein (BUSCO:EOG09341617), which produces MAPDWKITVFEANDKTGGYIRSQPTKVADSSSTVFEKGPRTLRGVSEGTLILLDLVAKFGKQQSILGVHKEAAANKKYLLSPSKARQLVQVPDDFTSLRKFLTNSIGRSIPMALGKEFFTLRRGHGEETVEQFFNRHYGKGLSDNLISAIFHGVYAADAGKLSINAVMPSMVKLESKSASIGRYTVWKALFNSKKSQESAPPIKLSANLRKYQDLFSPKLNLLNMSEFLKSFPMTLLQGGLETLPQCIANNLPKNVEVVYNSKISSIKPLASGQVALTFEDGNTERFDHLRSTINTRALSSLIDSKPMKDVFSQVNYSSVSLANVYIPKKNILPVSGFGFLVPKASTDKAKLLGVIFDSDVEHSARPLFSLESVRKELTSKTVSTPDKLKQLAEDVFHSQPLNTRPYTKVTFMLGGHMYDGIKTFPKEHEIKKIVEDTFGSILHTPLSDYQLEVGLIENAIPQYNVGYLDLKAQAWKLADSEFHGALSFGGMTFADGVGVPDCVMSSFKDAVKLAHL; this is translated from the coding sequence ATGGCACCCGATTGGAAGATCACTGTATTTGAAGCAAATGATAAAACTGGCGGTTACATTCGTTCACAACCCACTAAAGTTGcggattcttcttcaactgtCTTCGAAAAAGGTCCTAGAACTTTGAGAGGTGTGAGTGAGGGTACCTTAATCCTTCTGGACCTCGTTGCGAAGTTTGGAAAACAGCAAAGCATTTTGGGTGTTCATAAAGAAGCAGCTGCAAATAAGAAATACTTGTTGAGTCCATCAAAAGCGAGACAGCTTGTTCAAGTTCCCGACGATTTTACCTCTTTACGCAAGTTCCTTACCAATTCAATTGGCAGGTCTATTCCCATGGCTTTAGGTAAGGAATTCTTCACTTTACGTCGTGGTCATGGCGAGGAGACCGTGGAacaatttttcaatcgACATTACGGCAAAGGTTTGTCTGATAATTTAATCAGCGCTATTTTTCACGGAGTATATGCTGCAGATGCGGGAAAGTTGAGTATCAATGCTGTGATGCCTAGCATGGTGAAGCTAGAGTCCAAGAGTGCTTCAATTGGAAGATACACTGTTTGGAAGGCTTTGTTTAATAGTAAGAAATCGCAAGAGTCTGCTCCCCCTATTAAACTTAGTGCCAATTTGAGGAAGTATCAGGATTTGTTTTCTCCAAAGTTAAATTTGTTGAACATGTCTGAgtttttgaaaagcttTCCCATGACTTTGCTCCAGGGTGGTCTAGAAACACTACCACAATGCATTGCCAATAATCTTCCCAAGAATGTTGAGGTGGTTTACAATTCAAAAATCTCCTCAATTAAGCCTCTGGCTTCGGGTCAGGTTGCTTTAACGTTTGAGGATGGAAATACTGAGAGGTTCGATCATCTAAGATCAACGATAAATACCAGggctctttcttctttgatagaTAGCAAACCAATGAAGGATGTATTTTCTCAAGTGAACTACTCTTCAGTTTCATTGGCCAACGTCTATATCCCTAAAAAGAACATATTACCTGTGAGCGGCTTTGGTTTCCTAGTTCCAAAGGCTTCCACAGACAAAGCTAAATTGTTAGGGGTTATCTTTGACTCAGATGTTGAACATAGTGCCCGTCCTCTTTTCAGTCTCGAGTCTGTACGCAAGGAATTGACTTCTAAAACCGTTTCTACACCCGATAAGCTCAAGCAACTTGCCGAGGATGTGTTCCACTCCCAGCCGTTGAACACTAGGCCTTACACTAAGGTTACCTTTATGTTAGGGGGACACATGTATGATGGCATTAAGACGTTTCCAAAAGAACACgagatcaaaaaaattgttgaagataCTTTTGGTTCGATTCTTCACACTCCATTATCTGACTATCAACTCGAAGTAGGTCTCATTGAAAATGCAATCCCTCAATATAACGTGGGCTACTTAGATTTGAAAGCACAGGCATGGAAATTGGCCGATTCCGAGTTCCATGGAGCACTTTCCTTTGGAGGGATGACTTTTGCAGATGGCGTTGGTGTTCCGGACTGCGTGATGAGCTCCTTTAAGGATGCAGTCAAACTAGCCCATCTCTAG
- a CDS encoding uncharacterized protein (EggNog:ENOG41) — protein MTKNGKYKGETLVDDSNSSHVVESIERKQPEISIPSILNSGTSVDSKLDVISKDVVTVLRLLHGRRQACEDDTHLPSLEDLASNSGVAESNLMLNMTDRLVSSGENSPMCVLAKVPGLLNLDKETALSNSLPNGIFRSLNMSRCISPQNSLMTNVITIGLLDEKEALKLLTIFRDRYGRWISFPDTFSTEQILRQIERKCPLLLTVACCLSLKYSDPLLKDRCYLRLLETIKLDLQRGLVDPPLCLEFLQAVLVLSIYATNLSETDAADLHIDSWDLSSFGISLFLKMNHLGLLNRLYDANEVEPEFNELTAYRTWNILVLVQLAYSLILGRRSNYSLDLLKPKEVSEFSMSTKFDYRIIAEVLIYIVNYHYSVLNGSLICFKKDIEDWFHRWNYMFGKSLNQFIEIDYHWTNAMVLLRIYRFRIDMPALTFICEDGTTGTVHSDAFSQLRYHTVKVVELMSSIKDDSYFAFLSDQIHIIVFFSCIVLQSLLSFEHHASETDHTITDPLKEIGKSAPISLLIRHINRLKKVSTSQDDTFFKYSVMLEKNLLYKFPSERLELQPMVLEELYSFEDIGDNQEEEAEQIIE, from the exons ATGACGA AAAATGGCAAATATAAGGGAGAGACTTTAGTAGATGATTCGAATAGTAGTCATGTGGTCGAATCCATAGAACGGAAGCAACCTGAAATTTCAATTCCATCTATTTTGAATAGCGGAACATCAGTTGATTCAAAGCTTGACGTAATTTCTAAGGATGTTGTCACTGTGCTTAGATTACTACATGGAAGAAGGCAAGCTTGTGAGGATGATACTCATTTACCGTCCCTTGAGGATCTTGCTTCCAATTCTGGTGTGGCCGAGTCAAATTTGATGTTAAATATGACAGACCGTCTCGTTTCCAGTGGTGAAAATTCCCCTATGTGCGTGCTAGCAAAAGTGCCTGGACTTCTGAATTTAGATAAAGAAACTGCTCTTAGTAACTCTCTTCCTAACGGCATATTCCGATCATTGAATATGTCTCGTTGTATATCGCCACAGAATTCTCTTATGACTAACGTGATAACAATTGGTTTGcttgatgagaaagaagcactGAAACTATTAACGATCTTTAGGGACCGTTACGGAAGATGGATTTCGTTCCCTGACACATTCTCAACCGAACAGATCTTAAGGCAGATCGAGCGTAAGTGTCCTCTTTTACTTACAGTGGCCTGCTGCCTTTCTTTGAAATACAGCGATCCTTTACTGAAAGACCGATGCTATTTGAGATTGCTGGAAACTATAAAGCTGGACTTGCAAAGGGGTCTTGTGGACCCTCCTCTCTGTCTTGAATTCTTACAGGCAGTACTAGTTTTGTCCATTTATGCTACAAATCTCAGCGAAACAGATGCCGCTGATCTTCATATTGACAGCTGGGATTTATCTTCATTTGGGATCTCgttgtttttgaagatgaatcatTTGGGTTTACTGAACCGATTGTATGATGCGAATGAAGTTGAGCCAGAGTTCAATGAATTGACAGCCTACAGGACCTGGAACATATTGGTTTTGGTTCAATTGGCCTACTCCTTGATCTTGGGAAGACGGTCCAACTACTCATTAGATTTACTTAAGCCCAAAGAAGTATCAGAGTTCAGCATGTCGACAAAATTCGACTACAGAATCATTGCAGAAGTACTCATATACATCGTCAATTATCACTATTCCGTTCTCAATGGAAGTCTGATATGTTTCAAAAAGGACATAGAGGACTGGTTTCATAGATGGAACTATATGTTTGGCAAGTCCTTAAATCAGTTCATCGAGATAGATTATCATTGGACTAATGCGATGGTGCTTTTAAGAATTTATAGATTTAGAATTGATATGCCCGCTTTAACATTTATCTGTGAAGATGGAACTACAGGAACTGTGCATTCAGATGCTTTTTCTCAATTACGATATCACACAGTGAAAGTGGTTGAGTTGATGTCGTCAATCAAAGACGATTCTTATTTTGCCTTTCTTTCGGATCAGATTCATATAATTGTTTTTTTCAGTTGCATAGTACTACAGAGTCTCTTATCATTTGAGCACCATGCTTCTGAAACAGATCATACCATTACAGATCCTCTCAAGGAAATAGGGAAAAGCGCACCTATATCACTGCTTATTAGACATATCAATCGACTCAAAAAGGTGTCTACCAGTCAGGATGATacatttttcaaatacaGTGTGATGCTTGAAAAGAATCTACTTTATAAGTTCCCGAGTGAGCGTTTGGAATTGCAGCCGATGGTCTTAGAAGAACTCTATTCTTTCGAGGATATAGGAGATAatcaagaggaagaagctGAGCAAATAATAGAGTAG
- a CDS encoding uncharacterized protein (EggNog:ENOG41) yields the protein MPNNNTLSSGPPYARAIIPPSVKDSKPYINPESLRTSKRAQRDTEILDSIEESVKRGEYKDHPTSMWTKFGFVFFSSFVFLGGFVVYQTSKGKPAFFPLWFRKVVPLAKADGVNKINLEALKRATKESLLIKLSMNGQVKQLFGLPLQLGEFERFDVSIEYRDYSMEGLQVDCSKQWWKPEFSIKKIMVSIPENFGGMLEPLKTNGEIDYDAIDKKFPNQRDYSILIDGRISAMGNSNSIVDKGSGAITFRGLIEFDHTKTIKLVNVLLSYKTNGNASIEKLW from the coding sequence ATGCCGAATAATAACACACTTAGCTCTGGGCCCCCTTATGCGAGGGCCATCATTCCTCCTTCTGTTAAAGACTCCAAACCATATATAAATCCAGAAAGTCTTCGCACGTCGAAAAGAGCACAAAGAGACACTGAAATCTTAGACtccattgaagaatctgtgAAAAGGGGTGAATATAAAGACCATCCTACGTCAATGTGGACCAAGTTTGGgtttgttttcttttcatcgtTTGTATTTTTGGGAGGTTTTGTCGTCTATCAGACCAGTAAAGGCAAGCCAGCATTTTTCCCTCTTTGGTTCAGGAAAGTGGTGCCACTCGCAAAAGCAGATGGAGTTAACAAAATCAACTTAGAGGCTTTGAAAAGGGCTACTAAAGAGAGCCTTCTCATCAAGCTATCGATGAACGGGCAGGTAAAACAGTTATTTGGATTGCCGTTACAATTAGGAGAATTTGAACGTTTCGATGTCAGCATCGAATATAGGGATTACTCTATGGAAGGTCTTCAAGTGGATTGTTCAAAACAATGGTGGAAACCAGAATTTTCtatcaaaaaaataatgGTTAGCATTCCTGAAAACTTCGGTGGAATGCTTGAACCTCTTAAAACGAACGGTGAGATTGACTACGATGCGATCGATAAGAAATTCCcaaatcaaagagattacAGTATTCTCATTGATGGGAGAATTTCTGCCATGGGTAACAGTAATTCCATTGTGGATAAAGGATCCGGCGCGATTACCTTCCGGGGACTGATAGAGTTTGATCATACCAAGACAATCAAGTTGGTGAATGTCTTGTTGTCCTATAAAACAAACGGCAACGCTTCTATAGAGAAGCTATGGTAA